A single region of the Flavobacteriales bacterium genome encodes:
- a CDS encoding 50S ribosomal protein L25/general stress protein Ctc, whose amino-acid sequence MKTIALKGELRSGLGKASSKAVRKEGKTPCVLYGGSENVSFSVYEADFKNLVYTPNTYLVRLDINGKQTIAKLQDLQFHPVSESILHADFYELNLENPVELSIPVHVVGNSPGVRAGGKLMVKIHKLKVKGLIQDMPDFVEVNIDKLNIGKSIRVRDLNIPNVELLDTPENSVVSVIVTRASRSASAAGGMDDSEDSE is encoded by the coding sequence ATGAAAACAATTGCTTTAAAAGGAGAATTGCGAAGTGGATTGGGCAAGGCCAGTTCAAAAGCAGTTAGAAAAGAAGGAAAAACTCCTTGTGTGCTTTATGGTGGTTCTGAAAACGTTTCTTTTTCAGTGTATGAGGCAGACTTCAAAAACTTGGTATATACACCAAACACGTACTTAGTAAGACTTGACATTAACGGAAAACAAACCATTGCAAAATTGCAAGATTTGCAATTTCATCCTGTTTCTGAAAGTATTTTGCACGCTGATTTTTACGAGTTAAATCTCGAAAATCCAGTTGAATTGAGTATTCCTGTGCATGTAGTGGGCAACTCTCCAGGTGTTAGAGCAGGGGGTAAGTTGATGGTAAAAATTCACAAATTGAAGGTAAAAGGTCTTATTCAAGACATGCCAGACTTTGTTGAAGTAAATATCGACAAGTTAAATATTGGTAAATCAATCCGGGTTCGAGATTTGAACATTCCAAACGTTGAATTGCTTGACACTCCTGAAAACAGTGTTGTTTCAGTTATCGTTACTCGTGCTTCTCGGTCGGCAAGTGCTGCTGGAGGTATGGATGATTCTGAAGATTCAGAATAA
- a CDS encoding T9SS type A sorting domain-containing protein — translation MRIFYTLILLCLFALFSNAQITWNKDTADLATGFETESDIETHNVITVANAGNYRWVRKIVQNCGTVKNAICDKNTCYSEDTDSADFSVTDGESFTMVCHFYPFNKCCTDSVVISLYVYNVDFPNVNSTATYILDLWCASASVNSINNQNLIVSPNPATSMLTLSMKELATASEVVISNAEGKQWNKEIIGNKVDISELNAGIYFITIRNEEKIYTTKFVKL, via the coding sequence ATGAGAATATTTTATACACTGATTTTACTTTGTCTTTTTGCTCTTTTTTCAAACGCCCAAATTACTTGGAATAAGGATACGGCTGATCTTGCCACGGGTTTTGAAACAGAATCTGACATAGAAACACACAATGTCATTACGGTAGCAAATGCCGGAAACTATAGGTGGGTAAGAAAAATTGTACAAAATTGTGGCACCGTAAAAAATGCTATATGCGATAAAAATACATGCTACTCTGAGGATACAGATTCGGCCGATTTTAGCGTAACTGATGGAGAATCATTTACCATGGTTTGTCATTTTTATCCATTTAACAAATGTTGTACTGACTCGGTAGTTATTTCACTATATGTTTACAACGTAGATTTTCCAAACGTTAACAGCACAGCTACATATATTTTGGATTTATGGTGTGCATCTGCTAGTGTAAATTCTATTAATAATCAAAATTTGATTGTGTCTCCAAATCCTGCCACAAGCATGCTGACTTTGTCCATGAAAGAACTTGCCACTGCCTCAGAAGTAGTGATAAGCAATGCCGAAGGCAAACAATGGAACAAGGAAATAATTGGAAATAAAGTTGATATATCTGAATTAAATGCGGGTATATACTTCATTACCATTCGAAATGAAGAGAAAATATACACCACAAAATTTGTAAAACTATAA
- the lhgO gene encoding L-2-hydroxyglutarate oxidase, translated as MIYDVAIVGGGIVGLATAYRILEKKPETKLIILEKESSEAKHQTGHNSGVIHSGLYYKPGSLKAKNCIDGYHQLIDFAQQNDIPYDLCGKIVVATSNQEIPELNKLYNRGIENGLDGMKLLKQDELREYEPHVNGVQGIFVPQTGIIDYKVVAAKYRWKIEKMSGEFLFNYRADGLSKNHNNWIVRSKNHEIETKTLINCAGLYSDKVAELSQKTDTKIIPFRGEYYMLKDSAKHLVKNLIYPVPDPNFPFLGVHFTRMMNGHIEAGPNAVLAFKREGYTKKDINLGELFESLMWPGFQKVAAKYWKTGMGEMWRSFSKKAFTKALQKLIPEITEHDLVAAEAGVRAQACDRKGGLLDDFKIIEDKNVINVLNAPSPAATSSLSIGKTIAEIWIEKS; from the coding sequence ATGATCTACGATGTGGCAATTGTTGGCGGCGGTATAGTTGGATTGGCAACCGCCTACCGAATTTTGGAAAAAAAACCTGAAACAAAACTCATCATTTTAGAAAAAGAATCGTCCGAAGCAAAGCACCAAACCGGTCACAATAGTGGCGTTATTCATAGTGGTTTATACTACAAACCGGGTTCGTTAAAAGCCAAAAATTGCATCGACGGATATCATCAACTAATAGATTTTGCTCAGCAAAACGACATTCCTTATGATTTGTGCGGAAAGATTGTGGTGGCCACTTCAAACCAAGAGATTCCTGAATTAAACAAACTATACAATAGAGGCATTGAAAATGGTTTGGATGGAATGAAACTTTTGAAACAAGATGAACTTCGCGAATATGAACCCCATGTGAATGGAGTTCAAGGCATTTTTGTTCCTCAAACTGGCATTATAGACTACAAAGTTGTCGCGGCAAAATATCGCTGGAAAATTGAAAAAATGAGTGGTGAATTTTTGTTCAATTACAGGGCAGATGGTTTATCCAAAAACCACAACAACTGGATAGTTCGATCAAAAAACCATGAAATTGAAACCAAAACCTTGATAAATTGTGCAGGTCTTTATTCTGATAAAGTAGCAGAACTGAGCCAAAAAACAGACACCAAAATAATTCCTTTTCGAGGCGAATATTATATGCTAAAAGATTCGGCCAAGCATTTAGTAAAGAATCTTATTTATCCGGTTCCTGACCCCAACTTTCCTTTTTTGGGTGTTCATTTTACCCGAATGATGAATGGCCATATAGAAGCTGGTCCCAATGCTGTTTTGGCTTTTAAACGTGAAGGATACACAAAGAAAGACATCAATTTGGGCGAGCTTTTTGAAAGCCTCATGTGGCCCGGTTTTCAAAAAGTAGCAGCAAAATATTGGAAAACTGGTATGGGCGAAATGTGGCGGTCGTTTAGCAAAAAGGCATTTACAAAGGCTCTACAAAAACTTATTCCAGAAATTACTGAACATGACCTTGTAGCCGCCGAAGCAGGTGTGAGAGCTCAGGCGTGTGACAGAAAAGGTGGATTATTGGATGATTTTAAAATTATAGAAGATAAAAATGTTATTAATGTACTGAATGCACCAAGTCCTGCAGCCACTTCGAGTTTATCTATTGGAAAAACCATTGCAGAAATTTGGATAGAAAAAAGCTGA
- a CDS encoding rhodanese-related sulfurtransferase gives MKLHNTVNGEELKQKIKESNIARTTISFYKYAKIGNPQLFRDHLYTNWNQIGVLGRIYVASEGINAQLSVPTTNLESFKQVLADITFLDGIRLNYAVEDDGKSFFKLAIKVKNKIVADGLEEDIFDITEPAPYLGVQQFNQLLENPETIVIDMRNHYESEVGHFKNAWCPDVDTFREQLPMVVNELAEKKDKPVLMYCTGGIRCEKASAFLKYKGFKDVYHLEGGIIKYSRDAAEKGLENKFIGKNFVFDERLHERITDDVIAQCHQCGEPFDDHVNCKNKACNLLFIQCPKCAEKYESCCSDDCKTIAALPEEEQKELRKGKDTGVRIFSKGRFKNTLSMK, from the coding sequence ATGAAATTGCATAATACTGTTAATGGGGAAGAGTTAAAACAGAAAATAAAAGAGAGCAACATTGCTCGTACTACCATTTCGTTTTACAAGTATGCCAAAATTGGCAATCCCCAATTGTTTAGAGACCATCTATATACCAACTGGAATCAAATTGGTGTTTTAGGCAGAATTTACGTGGCCTCAGAGGGTATAAATGCCCAACTCAGCGTGCCTACAACCAACCTTGAATCGTTTAAACAAGTCTTGGCAGACATAACTTTTTTGGATGGCATTCGGTTGAACTATGCAGTAGAAGATGACGGAAAATCATTTTTTAAACTCGCTATTAAGGTTAAAAACAAAATTGTGGCTGATGGTTTAGAGGAAGATATTTTTGACATTACAGAACCCGCACCCTATTTGGGTGTTCAACAATTTAACCAATTGCTTGAAAACCCCGAAACCATTGTTATTGACATGCGAAACCACTACGAAAGCGAGGTTGGTCATTTCAAAAACGCCTGGTGCCCTGATGTAGATACATTTAGAGAGCAGCTACCTATGGTGGTTAACGAATTAGCCGAAAAAAAGGACAAACCGGTTTTGATGTATTGCACGGGCGGCATTCGCTGCGAAAAAGCGAGTGCTTTTCTAAAATACAAAGGATTTAAAGACGTATATCATTTAGAAGGTGGCATAATTAAATACTCCAGAGATGCCGCAGAAAAAGGGTTGGAAAATAAATTTATTGGCAAAAATTTTGTTTTTGACGAACGATTGCACGAACGTATAACGGATGATGTAATTGCTCAATGCCATCAATGTGGAGAGCCTTTTGACGACCATGTTAATTGCAAGAATAAGGCATGCAATCTCCTTTTTATTCAATGTCCAAAATGTGCCGAAAAGTATGAATCATGCTGCTCTGACGATTGCAAGACCATTGCGGCATTGCCTGAAGAAGAGCAAAAGGAACTACGAAAAGGAAAAGACACAGGAGTTAGAATATTTAGTAAAGGTCGGTTTAAAAATACCTTATCGATGAAATAA
- a CDS encoding ribose-phosphate pyrophosphokinase, translating to MPSLINKVKIFSGTASRGLAEKIALSYGQPLGDVSVPFYSDGEFQPCIDESIRGCDVFFIQSTFPPADNLLELLLLIDAAKRASAHMVTAVIPYFGLARQDRKDKPRVPIGAKMVANILVAAGADRVMTMDLHAPQIQGFFDIPVDHLDSLVIFIPYLKSLKLDDLVLAAPDIGASKRVREFAKVLNCDMVICDKERKRANEVASMTVIGDVQDKNIVLVDDICDTANTLAKAAQLLKDQGALSVRAVCTHPVLSGKAYETIENSALEELVVTDTIPLKKHSEKIKTLSVDRLFSNAIRNVCEYGSISSLFNIDNAYQSKLGLK from the coding sequence ATGCCCTCATTAATAAACAAAGTCAAAATATTTAGCGGCACAGCAAGCCGCGGCTTGGCGGAGAAAATAGCCCTTTCTTATGGGCAACCGCTTGGAGATGTTTCAGTCCCCTTTTATAGCGATGGAGAGTTTCAACCTTGTATTGATGAATCGATTCGTGGTTGTGACGTATTCTTTATTCAGTCCACCTTTCCACCGGCAGACAATCTTTTAGAATTGTTGTTGCTAATTGATGCAGCAAAACGGGCAAGTGCCCACATGGTAACTGCCGTTATTCCTTATTTTGGTTTGGCAAGGCAAGATAGAAAAGACAAGCCACGTGTGCCAATAGGAGCCAAAATGGTAGCCAATATATTGGTAGCAGCGGGTGCTGATCGTGTAATGACAATGGATTTGCACGCTCCACAGATTCAAGGATTTTTCGATATTCCCGTAGATCACTTGGATTCCTTGGTTATTTTTATTCCTTATCTCAAAAGCTTAAAATTAGACGACTTGGTTTTGGCAGCACCCGATATTGGGGCTTCAAAACGGGTTAGAGAGTTTGCAAAAGTGCTAAACTGCGATATGGTTATTTGCGATAAAGAACGTAAAAGAGCCAACGAAGTGGCCAGTATGACTGTAATTGGCGATGTGCAAGATAAAAATATAGTGTTGGTAGATGATATTTGCGATACGGCAAATACCTTGGCCAAAGCTGCTCAATTGCTCAAAGACCAAGGTGCTTTGTCTGTAAGAGCCGTGTGTACCCACCCTGTTTTGTCTGGTAAGGCTTATGAAACCATCGAAAATTCGGCATTAGAAGAACTGGTGGTTACGGATACAATTCCGTTAAAAAAACATTCAGAAAAAATTAAAACATTGTCGGTGGATAGGCTTTTTTCTAATGCCATCCGCAATGTATGCGAATATGGTTCGATAAGTTCATTGTTTAATATCGACAATGCTTATCAATCAAAATTAGGTTTAAAATAA
- a CDS encoding mannose-1-phosphate guanylyltransferase, with protein MNYYAVIMAGGVGSRFWPKSRASKPKQFLDMLGLGESLLQMTYKRFAEILPEENILIVTNSDYYDLIKSQIPTIKDNQILGEPIAKNTAPCIAYAVSKIASKHPDATVVVAPSDHLILKQEAFLSRVKLAMDFCQRVESIVTLGIKPSRPDTGYGYIQFLDDSAWKEVFKVKVFTEKPSLEIAQNFIESGDFLWNAGIFISTVKTLKHAFETHLPEMYDLFAKGKSKYFGSKEKEFIDQIYPACQSISIDYGIIEKSDNVYVIPSEFGWSDLGTWKSLYEVADKNEEQNVPIGTNIELTNSKGNLVVSYGEKLVVLEGVNDLFVLDSEDALLVCNKENEQEVKRIVNEVKAKFKDKYI; from the coding sequence ATGAATTATTATGCTGTAATAATGGCAGGAGGCGTTGGGTCGAGATTTTGGCCAAAAAGCCGAGCCTCCAAACCAAAACAATTTTTAGACATGCTGGGATTGGGCGAATCTCTTTTGCAAATGACCTATAAACGTTTTGCAGAAATTTTGCCCGAAGAAAATATTTTAATCGTCACAAATTCAGATTATTATGATTTAATAAAAAGCCAAATTCCTACTATAAAAGACAATCAAATTTTGGGAGAACCCATAGCCAAAAATACAGCACCCTGTATAGCCTATGCCGTTTCGAAAATTGCTTCAAAACACCCTGATGCCACTGTAGTGGTGGCACCCAGCGACCACCTTATTTTAAAACAAGAGGCCTTTTTGAGCCGAGTTAAATTAGCTATGGATTTTTGCCAAAGGGTTGAATCTATTGTTACTTTAGGTATAAAACCTTCCAGACCCGACACTGGCTACGGATACATTCAATTTTTAGATGATTCAGCATGGAAAGAGGTGTTTAAAGTAAAAGTTTTTACCGAAAAGCCAAGTTTGGAAATTGCCCAAAATTTTATTGAAAGTGGTGATTTTTTGTGGAATGCAGGCATTTTTATTTCAACCGTAAAAACATTGAAACATGCCTTTGAAACCCACCTTCCGGAAATGTATGACCTTTTTGCAAAAGGAAAATCAAAATACTTTGGTAGTAAAGAAAAAGAGTTTATCGACCAAATTTATCCGGCCTGTCAGAGCATCTCAATAGACTACGGGATAATCGAAAAATCGGACAATGTCTATGTTATTCCTTCAGAATTTGGGTGGAGCGATTTAGGAACTTGGAAATCTCTTTACGAAGTGGCCGATAAAAATGAAGAACAAAATGTACCAATTGGCACCAACATTGAGTTAACTAATTCTAAAGGCAATTTGGTGGTTTCTTATGGCGAAAAATTGGTGGTTTTGGAGGGCGTAAACGATTTATTTGTGCTTGATTCGGAAGATGCTCTTTTGGTCTGCAACAAAGAAAACGAACAAGAAGTAAAACGAATTGTCAACGAGGTAAAGGCCAAATTTAAGGACAAATACATTTGA
- a CDS encoding KpsF/GutQ family sugar-phosphate isomerase: MWAVEAIGLQANAVSALQRKVKPDFKEIVFKILQSNGRLIITGIGKSAAIANKIVATLNSTGTPSIFMHAADAVHGDLGIVQENDIVICISKSGNTPEIKAIVPIIKKNGNLLIGMVGNLESYLAMQSDYILDTTIEKEACPNNLAPTTSTTAQLVMGDALAICLLKARGFTSRDFAKYHPGGSLGKKLYTTLADLSKQNSQPQTSPNASIKDVIVELSTKRLGAVAVLNNHVLVGIITDGDIRRMLENHTSIEQLTAKDIMNPNPTTMQANELAADASLLMAEKKISQVIILDNKEYVGMVHIHDLNREGIF; the protein is encoded by the coding sequence ATGTGGGCCGTAGAAGCCATTGGTTTGCAAGCCAATGCCGTTTCGGCACTGCAAAGGAAAGTAAAACCCGATTTTAAAGAAATAGTTTTTAAAATTTTGCAGTCAAATGGACGGTTAATTATTACCGGCATCGGAAAAAGTGCGGCTATAGCTAACAAAATTGTGGCCACACTGAATAGCACCGGAACGCCATCTATATTTATGCACGCCGCCGATGCAGTGCATGGCGATTTAGGCATTGTGCAAGAAAACGACATTGTAATCTGCATTTCGAAGAGTGGAAATACACCAGAAATTAAAGCCATTGTGCCCATAATTAAGAAAAACGGCAATCTTCTTATTGGTATGGTTGGCAATTTGGAATCTTATTTGGCAATGCAAAGCGATTATATTTTAGACACCACCATTGAAAAAGAAGCCTGCCCAAACAATCTTGCTCCCACCACAAGCACCACGGCTCAGCTGGTAATGGGCGATGCCTTAGCCATTTGCCTTTTAAAAGCACGAGGTTTTACAAGCCGCGATTTTGCAAAATATCACCCGGGTGGATCGTTGGGTAAAAAACTTTATACAACCTTAGCCGATTTGTCCAAACAAAATTCCCAGCCTCAAACCTCGCCCAATGCCTCCATAAAAGATGTAATTGTTGAACTTTCGACCAAAAGGCTTGGAGCTGTGGCCGTATTAAACAATCATGTTTTAGTAGGAATTATAACCGATGGCGACATAAGAAGAATGCTGGAGAACCACACCTCTATTGAACAGCTCACCGCCAAAGACATTATGAACCCAAACCCAACAACCATGCAGGCCAACGAACTTGCGGCAGATGCGTCGTTGCTTATGGCCGAAAAAAAGATTAGTCAAGTAATTATTTTAGACAATAAGGAATATGTTGGAATGGTGCATATTCATGATTTAAACAGAGAAGGAATATTTTGA
- the recQ gene encoding DNA helicase RecQ, with protein MTTETEDLHKSLKEFFGFDSFKGNQEIVIKAILNNEDCFVIMPTGAGKSLCYQLPALMKEGTAIIISPLIALMKNQVDSIRGFGESDAVAHFLNSSLTKTQATIVKDDVAAGKTKMLYVAPETLKKDETIEFLRSVKVSFVAVDEAHCISEWGHDFRPEYRRIKQIIKAIDDVPVVALTATATPKVQHDIQKNLNMLDAQVFKSSFNRTNLYYEVKAKGKKGQALKDILSFINRHPGKSGIIYCLSRKKVEEISEILVANGVRALPYHAGLDAKTRSSHQDQFLMEEADVIVATIAFGMGIDKPDVRFVIHYDVPKSLEGYYQETGRSGRDGREGDCLLLYNPSDNEKLEKFLKDKPVAEREIGTQLILEMASFAESSQCRRKFLLHYFGEEFDDANCNKMCDNCRKPKQMHDVSKEFVQMLKVVKSTDGKVNMDHIVKILIGKASNEVKAYKHNELELFGVGKNKDQMFWKSTIRLALLNNLVEKNIEQYGLLSILEKGEEFLKAPVKIEMPVDTEFESVSDEEFESVQIESVHDEELFMKLKELQRDVANEMNLPPYVIFQESALEDMATKYPITMAELENIQGVGKNKALKFGKPFIELIAEYVEENEIDRPQDLVLKTVANKSGKKIAIIQNIDKKLSIEDIANAQGMEVFELLDEIENIVYSGTKLDFSYLIDEIIDEDVKDEIFDYFRSTESNDLDEAVNEFDGDFSLEEMQLFRIQFISEVAN; from the coding sequence ATGACAACTGAGACGGAGGATTTGCACAAGAGTTTAAAAGAATTTTTTGGTTTCGACTCTTTTAAAGGAAACCAAGAAATTGTAATCAAAGCCATATTGAATAACGAAGATTGCTTTGTGATTATGCCCACGGGTGCTGGCAAATCATTGTGCTATCAGCTACCTGCTTTGATGAAGGAGGGTACAGCCATTATTATCTCCCCACTCATCGCCTTGATGAAAAATCAGGTTGATTCCATTCGTGGCTTTGGAGAAAGCGATGCGGTGGCTCATTTTTTAAATTCATCGTTAACAAAAACACAAGCCACCATTGTGAAAGATGATGTGGCCGCCGGAAAAACAAAAATGCTTTATGTGGCACCCGAAACGTTGAAAAAAGATGAAACCATCGAATTTTTGCGTTCTGTAAAAGTGTCGTTTGTGGCCGTTGACGAGGCTCACTGCATTAGCGAATGGGGACATGATTTTAGGCCAGAATACAGACGCATAAAGCAAATCATTAAAGCTATTGACGATGTGCCGGTAGTGGCACTAACGGCCACAGCAACGCCAAAAGTGCAGCATGATATTCAAAAAAACTTGAATATGCTTGATGCACAGGTTTTTAAATCGTCATTTAACCGAACAAACCTTTATTATGAGGTAAAAGCCAAGGGCAAAAAAGGACAGGCTTTAAAAGATATTTTAAGTTTCATAAACCGGCATCCAGGCAAATCAGGCATTATCTATTGCCTTAGCCGCAAAAAGGTGGAGGAAATATCAGAAATATTAGTGGCCAATGGTGTTAGAGCGTTGCCCTATCATGCAGGATTAGACGCAAAAACACGTTCGAGCCATCAAGACCAATTTTTGATGGAAGAGGCAGATGTTATTGTTGCCACCATTGCATTTGGCATGGGTATAGACAAACCCGATGTACGCTTTGTAATACATTATGACGTACCCAAAAGTTTGGAAGGCTACTATCAAGAAACAGGCCGCTCGGGCAGAGATGGTAGAGAGGGAGATTGTTTGTTGCTTTACAACCCAAGCGACAACGAAAAATTAGAAAAATTTCTTAAAGATAAGCCCGTGGCCGAGCGAGAAATTGGTACACAACTTATTTTAGAAATGGCCTCTTTTGCCGAAAGTAGTCAATGCAGAAGAAAATTCTTGTTGCACTATTTTGGAGAAGAATTTGACGATGCCAATTGCAATAAAATGTGCGATAACTGTCGAAAACCAAAACAAATGCATGATGTAAGCAAGGAATTTGTGCAAATGTTGAAAGTAGTAAAATCTACCGACGGAAAAGTTAATATGGACCACATTGTAAAGATACTTATTGGCAAGGCATCAAACGAGGTAAAAGCCTACAAACACAATGAGTTGGAGCTATTTGGTGTGGGCAAAAACAAAGACCAAATGTTCTGGAAAAGCACCATTCGTTTGGCATTGTTGAATAATTTGGTCGAAAAGAATATCGAGCAATATGGACTTTTGTCTATTCTTGAAAAAGGAGAGGAGTTCCTTAAAGCTCCAGTTAAAATTGAAATGCCGGTTGATACAGAATTTGAAAGTGTGAGCGACGAAGAATTTGAAAGTGTACAAATTGAATCAGTTCACGATGAGGAACTGTTCATGAAGCTGAAAGAACTTCAGCGAGATGTGGCCAATGAAATGAATTTGCCACCGTATGTGATTTTCCAAGAATCTGCCCTGGAGGATATGGCTACGAAATATCCTATAACCATGGCCGAGCTTGAGAATATTCAGGGAGTCGGTAAAAACAAAGCCCTAAAGTTTGGCAAGCCATTTATTGAGCTTATTGCTGAATATGTGGAAGAAAATGAAATTGACCGACCACAAGATTTGGTGCTGAAAACAGTGGCCAACAAGTCGGGCAAAAAAATTGCCATCATTCAAAACATCGACAAAAAGTTGAGTATTGAGGATATTGCCAATGCCCAAGGAATGGAGGTTTTTGAGTTGTTAGACGAAATTGAAAACATCGTTTATTCAGGTACAAAGTTGGATTTTTCATACCTTATCGATGAAATAATTGATGAAGATGTTAAAGATGAAATTTTTGACTATTTCCGTTCTACGGAGAGCAATGATTTGGATGAAGCCGTAAATGAATTTGATGGTGATTTTTCGTTGGAGGAAATGCAATTGTTTAGAATTCAATTTATTAGCGAAGTAGCCAATTAG
- a CDS encoding choice-of-anchor L domain-containing protein — protein MGFIVIFLFVAVLSNAQMIVAGGFGGQVLVNNILVGDGVKTKNIVYQGHSKSIALFERGDSADLGLDAGIILSSGIATDAKGPNDVPDKSGDMSQPGNITLDNIAKIATKDAAVLEFEFMPQTEEIEFKYIFASEEYPRYVDRGFNDVFGFFISGPGISGEQNVALVPGSNVEVTIDNVNHLRNTEYFILNDSSQKVKQKYLQPNGQTVVLKANLTLIPCNWYKIKLGIADVGDRNLDSWVFVGSKSFKHKTGLGNDTTFCSENFNITLDAGHPDRNVLWYPSGERTQKINVKSYGTYTVEVFTQCGSFKDVKKILPAIKPIDIGNDTTICGNEIAKNLEVKARTFDTYQWSNGDTTPTIFVDKPGTYWLKVGRYGCYEEDTITIDAIAIPEVHLGNDTTFCGDFILPLKSNFNGDDYTWNDGSKLGILRATTPGLYWLRVDKDICHDIDTIVLNQRKPFSIDIGDPYQVYCQKRDIRLSTQLNDSSYSFSWNTGDSVGAITVNETGRYKVVVTDKVCGYSDFDETEIVFLAENLDYFVPNAFSPNNDGLNESIGPVFPLSKVDEYSFEVYNLWGEKIFESFVYGEKWDGTYKGKQSEPGVYIWMARIKAECLQDPKMYKWGTVTLMR, from the coding sequence ATGGGCTTCATTGTTATCTTTCTTTTTGTGGCGGTTTTATCGAATGCACAAATGATTGTGGCCGGCGGATTTGGCGGTCAGGTTTTGGTAAACAATATTTTGGTGGGCGATGGTGTAAAGACGAAAAATATTGTCTATCAAGGACACAGCAAGTCAATTGCTCTTTTTGAAAGAGGAGATTCAGCCGATTTGGGTCTTGATGCCGGAATTATACTATCATCGGGGATTGCAACAGATGCCAAAGGCCCAAATGATGTGCCAGATAAATCAGGTGATATGAGTCAACCGGGAAACATAACTTTAGACAACATTGCAAAAATAGCAACGAAGGATGCAGCCGTTTTGGAATTTGAATTTATGCCTCAAACCGAAGAAATCGAATTCAAATACATATTTGCATCCGAAGAATATCCGAGATATGTTGATAGAGGCTTTAATGATGTATTCGGGTTTTTTATATCAGGACCCGGCATATCTGGCGAGCAAAATGTTGCCTTGGTTCCTGGTTCGAATGTGGAGGTAACCATTGATAATGTTAACCATTTAAGAAATACAGAATATTTCATTTTGAATGATTCATCACAAAAAGTAAAGCAAAAGTATTTGCAACCCAATGGACAAACGGTGGTGTTGAAAGCCAATCTTACCCTGATTCCCTGCAATTGGTACAAAATAAAGTTAGGAATTGCAGATGTTGGCGATAGAAACTTGGATTCATGGGTTTTTGTGGGAAGTAAGAGTTTTAAACATAAAACCGGACTTGGAAACGACACGACTTTCTGCTCCGAAAACTTTAACATAACACTCGATGCAGGACATCCGGACAGAAACGTACTTTGGTATCCGTCTGGGGAAAGAACGCAAAAAATAAATGTAAAAAGCTATGGCACATATACCGTTGAAGTATTTACTCAATGTGGCAGTTTTAAGGATGTGAAAAAGATTCTGCCGGCCATTAAACCCATAGATATTGGAAATGACACCACTATTTGTGGAAATGAAATTGCCAAAAACCTTGAGGTAAAAGCAAGAACATTTGATACGTATCAATGGTCGAACGGAGATACTACCCCTACCATTTTTGTTGACAAACCCGGTACATACTGGTTGAAAGTTGGTCGATACGGCTGTTATGAAGAGGATACGATAACCATTGATGCTATTGCAATTCCCGAAGTGCATTTGGGCAACGATACAACCTTTTGCGGTGATTTTATTTTGCCTTTAAAGTCAAATTTTAACGGGGATGATTATACATGGAACGATGGAAGCAAATTGGGCATACTAAGAGCGACCACGCCGGGTCTATATTGGCTTAGGGTTGATAAAGATATTTGCCACGACATAGACACTATCGTTTTAAACCAGAGAAAACCGTTTAGCATTGATATTGGAGATCCATATCAGGTATATTGCCAAAAGAGAGATATTAGGTTGAGTACGCAACTGAATGACTCGAGTTATTCGTTTAGCTGGAATACTGGAGATTCGGTGGGAGCCATAACCGTAAATGAAACGGGTAGATATAAGGTTGTGGTTACGGATAAAGTTTGTGGTTACTCTGATTTTGATGAAACCGAAATTGTATTTTTAGCAGAAAACCTCGACTATTTTGTGCCAAATGCCTTTAGTCCAAACAATGATGGACTCAATGAATCTATTGGCCCCGTTTTTCCATTGAGCAAGGTCGATGAATATTCGTTTGAGGTATATAATCTTTGGGGAGAAAAGATATTTGAGAGTTTTGTCTATGGCGAAAAATGGGACGGAACATACAAAGGAAAACAATCTGAACCGGGAGTCTATATCTGGATGGCTCGTATAAAAGCAGAATGTTTGCAAGATCCAAAAATGTATAAATGGGGTACCGTAACCCTCATGCGGTAA